A single region of the Bacillus cereus genome encodes:
- a CDS encoding restriction endonuclease-like protein encodes MASPLSGSNNEIELVKIETEELSLTIKGNPYHEKYESLKEYHAMNADEMMYFHVDGKTESVFVFDARLQRLDEWNEHPPIFFENRSYQLVVVPKNNKQLSFYHEHPGFRKQVSSIQMGSLHVLMGNLSFPNEVGNTTFEIKDDKETLLTVTFEVFPVKLDYKDDYRALLDEVNDEIYNLAFHLLKRTYLGASAIYATNPSKSEFYRILNDSFERFMKSISYIKRQPHHTLMTRHQLVRGEKIRKFDSVGMNYLRKRPHLIQGENSIPAKGITAYKEVSYDTLENRFVKWMIQRVVHKIEDLLKALEPKSRYTRGETDEDLLQRVKNMKYRMKNELNDPSWRGIGKLDRSVFSLVIQMAAGYRDAYQIFLMLSRGLTLRGQIFKMSVKDVARLYEYWTYLKLGQILSKKYIPLHQDVIQVKQDGLYVTLDESKTAKRTFKHPVTDEVIELYFQKRNGRLPTVTQKPDTMLAIEKKGKNYQYQYIFDAKYRIDFAENPHYKRKYGTPGPMEEDINTMHRYRDALVVEQEGPFERTAYGAYVLFPWNQEEEYENHPFYKSIEKVNIGGFPFLPNATRLVEQFLDHLIEKSPEEIIREGILPRGTKEEWHSSLEEKVLVGSVKTESDYETYRKNGVYQLPVTQLKPGWQEAKYIALYAPKKWHGEKGGIQYFAKIKHIQMQQNDEYVNFELEPWKKLDHLIRPVGYGIQAYTITTMSLLKEVQELPELFMKSKEERILWKTLRRFTRQVKVELDHRNLDEASSVKSYYVQDVQIWVDYENGVVMVGRDGRVKEVPLELVVGRGSVLFKEVIKVLNVRE; translated from the coding sequence ATGGCTTCACCTCTTTCTGGATCTAATAATGAGATAGAGCTAGTTAAGATTGAAACAGAGGAGCTATCATTGACGATTAAAGGAAACCCTTATCATGAAAAATACGAGAGTTTAAAAGAATATCATGCTATGAACGCAGATGAAATGATGTATTTTCATGTAGATGGGAAGACGGAATCCGTTTTTGTATTTGATGCGAGATTGCAGCGGCTAGATGAATGGAACGAACATCCGCCAATCTTTTTTGAGAATAGAAGTTATCAGCTTGTTGTTGTTCCGAAAAATAACAAGCAGCTCTCTTTTTATCATGAACATCCGGGATTTCGAAAACAAGTTAGTTCTATTCAAATGGGTTCACTACACGTGTTAATGGGGAATCTTTCGTTTCCGAATGAAGTAGGAAATACAACGTTTGAAATTAAAGATGATAAAGAAACTTTATTAACAGTTACATTTGAAGTTTTTCCGGTAAAGCTTGATTATAAGGATGATTACAGAGCTTTATTAGATGAGGTAAATGATGAAATTTATAATTTAGCGTTTCATTTACTAAAGAGAACTTACTTAGGAGCATCTGCAATTTACGCTACAAATCCATCGAAGAGTGAGTTTTATCGTATTTTAAATGATTCCTTTGAGCGGTTTATGAAGTCGATCTCTTACATTAAAAGACAACCGCATCATACGCTTATGACTAGACATCAACTTGTACGAGGAGAAAAAATTCGTAAATTTGATTCTGTCGGAATGAATTATTTGCGAAAGCGACCACACTTAATACAAGGAGAAAACAGTATACCGGCTAAAGGAATTACAGCTTATAAGGAAGTGTCATATGACACGCTGGAAAATCGATTTGTTAAATGGATGATTCAAAGAGTCGTACATAAAATAGAGGATTTACTTAAGGCGCTAGAGCCAAAGTCTAGATATACACGTGGTGAAACTGATGAAGATTTACTACAACGTGTAAAAAATATGAAGTATCGAATGAAAAATGAATTGAACGATCCATCTTGGCGAGGAATAGGAAAATTAGATCGCTCAGTCTTTTCGCTCGTAATCCAAATGGCTGCAGGATATAGAGATGCGTATCAAATCTTTTTAATGCTATCGCGAGGTTTAACATTACGAGGACAAATTTTCAAAATGTCGGTAAAAGATGTCGCAAGGCTATACGAATACTGGACGTATTTAAAACTCGGACAAATTCTATCTAAAAAATATATACCGCTCCATCAAGACGTTATTCAAGTTAAACAAGATGGTTTATACGTAACGCTTGATGAAAGTAAAACTGCAAAAAGAACGTTCAAGCATCCAGTCACTGATGAAGTAATAGAACTTTATTTCCAGAAAAGAAACGGTAGACTGCCAACAGTTACACAAAAGCCAGATACGATGCTTGCTATTGAGAAGAAGGGAAAGAACTATCAATACCAATACATTTTTGATGCGAAATATCGAATTGATTTTGCTGAAAATCCTCATTACAAAAGGAAGTATGGCACCCCTGGTCCAATGGAAGAAGACATTAATACAATGCATCGTTACAGAGACGCACTAGTGGTAGAACAAGAGGGGCCTTTTGAGCGAACAGCTTACGGAGCGTACGTACTATTCCCATGGAATCAAGAGGAAGAATACGAGAATCATCCATTTTATAAAAGTATCGAAAAAGTAAATATCGGTGGTTTCCCATTCTTACCAAACGCAACGAGACTGGTAGAACAATTTCTAGATCATCTCATTGAAAAAAGCCCAGAAGAAATTATAAGAGAAGGCATCCTTCCAAGAGGAACAAAAGAAGAATGGCACTCCTCGCTAGAAGAAAAAGTATTAGTGGGCAGCGTGAAAACTGAAAGTGACTATGAAACATATAGAAAAAATGGCGTATATCAGCTACCAGTCACACAGCTAAAACCAGGATGGCAAGAAGCTAAGTACATAGCATTATATGCACCGAAAAAATGGCACGGAGAAAAAGGTGGCATTCAATACTTCGCAAAAATTAAACACATTCAAATGCAACAAAACGATGAGTATGTAAATTTCGAACTAGAGCCATGGAAAAAACTAGACCACCTCATCCGCCCAGTAGGATATGGCATTCAAGCATACACAATAACAACTATGTCGTTATTAAAAGAGGTGCAAGAACTCCCGGAACTATTTATGAAATCAAAAGAAGAACGAATCCTTTGGAAAACATTACGCCGTTTTACGAGGCAAGTTAAAGTTGAGCTGGATCATCGTAATTTAGATGAGGCATCTTCTGTTAAGAGTTATTATGTGCAGGATGTTCAGATTTGGGTTGATTATGAGAATGGGGTTGTTATGGTTGGGAGAGATGGACGAGTTAAAGAGGTGCCTTTGGAGTTGGTTGTTGGGCGGGGATCGGTGTTGTTTAAAGAAGTTATAAAAGTACTAAATGTTAGGGAATAG
- a CDS encoding DUF4870 domain-containing protein: protein MKTTTKEKRNTIIMLLLSAAIGIFSPLLMYITLARKNEVYKYHCRKAFNFHLLIFLLFNISSCISDVLFWIVFAFEVVQVIIVAWKVIRDEPYRYFIRILLFKEDKYAVEGE, encoded by the coding sequence ATGAAAACCACCACAAAAGAAAAAAGGAACACCATCATCATGCTACTACTCTCAGCTGCAATAGGAATCTTTTCACCACTACTCATGTACATCACACTGGCACGTAAAAATGAGGTGTACAAATACCATTGCCGAAAAGCATTCAACTTTCATTTGTTAATCTTTCTTCTATTTAATATTAGTTCGTGTATTAGTGATGTTTTATTTTGGATTGTATTTGCCTTTGAGGTAGTTCAAGTGATCATTGTTGCTTGGAAAGTAATACGCGACGAACCATATCGTTATTTCATTCGAATTCTGTTATTTAAAGAAGATAAGTATGCAGTGGAAGGAGAATAG
- a CDS encoding MerR family transcriptional regulator → MAWMISEFASVGDVTVRTLRYYDKINLLKPSDYTEGGHRLYTKDDLYVLQQIQSFKHLGFSLGEIQNIILQRDIETEEFLRQMHFQRELLLAEQERIAKVLSHMDEMTKKFQKEERVDIALFSSFLQTFIWEKENKEWLEEHFSKESVQAVYNNKELKEKFDRRFMDVIGKLKKYKEEEKDPSHHDVQVTLKEFFNLIEEVTKYLDTPQSDVEDIIQKSNLPLSEFPTLFTTEEENYIKEAIQQFNP, encoded by the coding sequence ATGGCGTGGATGATTAGTGAGTTTGCAAGTGTTGGGGATGTTACGGTGCGGACGCTTCGTTATTATGACAAGATTAATTTATTAAAGCCGAGCGATTATACTGAGGGTGGGCATCGGTTATATACGAAAGATGATTTGTATGTGTTGCAGCAAATTCAATCGTTTAAGCATCTCGGTTTTTCGCTTGGGGAAATTCAAAATATTATATTGCAGCGTGATATAGAGACGGAAGAATTTTTAAGACAAATGCATTTTCAAAGAGAACTGCTTTTGGCAGAGCAAGAAAGAATTGCGAAGGTACTTTCGCATATGGATGAGATGACGAAGAAGTTTCAAAAGGAAGAACGAGTGGATATCGCTTTGTTTTCTTCGTTTCTGCAAACCTTTATATGGGAGAAAGAAAATAAGGAATGGTTAGAGGAACATTTTTCAAAGGAGAGTGTTCAAGCGGTTTATAATAATAAGGAACTAAAAGAAAAGTTTGATCGGCGATTTATGGATGTGATAGGGAAGTTGAAAAAGTATAAGGAAGAAGAGAAGGATCCGAGTCATCATGACGTTCAAGTTACTTTGAAGGAATTTTTCAATTTAATAGAAGAGGTAACGAAATATCTTGATACACCTCAAAGTGATGTGGAGGATATAATCCAAAAATCCAACCTCCCACTATCCGAATTCCCAACCCTCTTCACAACCGAAGAAGAAAACTATATAAAAGAAGCAATCCAGCAGTTTAACCCCTAG
- a CDS encoding nucleoside triphosphate pyrophosphohydrolase, with protein sequence MPTYNKLIRNKIPQIIKANGKTPTTRILSEDEYIKELCKKTQEELTEYLEADTKEHKLEELSDLLELINALAEHEGTTLEEINNIRKKKAEERGGFSDRVFLIRVTDN encoded by the coding sequence ATGCCAACCTACAACAAACTAATCCGAAATAAAATCCCACAAATAATAAAAGCTAACGGAAAAACACCAACAACAAGAATTCTATCTGAAGACGAATACATAAAAGAACTCTGCAAAAAAACACAAGAGGAACTAACCGAATACCTAGAAGCAGACACAAAAGAACATAAACTCGAAGAACTATCCGATCTTCTAGAACTAATAAACGCCCTAGCTGAACATGAAGGCACAACACTAGAAGAAATCAATAATATCCGTAAAAAGAAAGCGGAAGAACGAGGTGGCTTTTCAGATCGAGTATTCTTAATCAGGGTAACTGATAACTAA
- a CDS encoding DnaD domain-containing protein, with the protein MAVYRNVQVNFWQDDFVLDLTPEERYFYVYLLTCSKTTQCGIFPFPKRLAEMETGYNRETVDKLVQRFIDYGKILYDADTRELFILNWLRYNPVTNTNVEKCVLRELKGVKNKEFVCMFLRKCVEEELNVPMLLAHFGMPSDLAVHDVDPVCDEAEEEVKEEETGSRVFSFYEQHFGSLSPYTVEELNAWMNDLSEELVLKALQISYENKNRKMAYVKGILRGWHGKGFTKVSEVEADTARFRKKESSVSSGETANFLAKCEEWEKNVPSEEELQRFLAERGWRP; encoded by the coding sequence ATGGCGGTGTATCGTAATGTGCAGGTAAATTTTTGGCAGGATGATTTTGTTTTGGATTTGACGCCGGAGGAGCGGTATTTTTATGTGTATTTGTTAACTTGTTCGAAGACGACGCAGTGCGGGATTTTTCCTTTTCCGAAGCGGTTAGCTGAGATGGAGACGGGTTATAATCGGGAGACTGTTGACAAGCTTGTGCAGCGCTTCATTGATTATGGAAAGATTCTTTATGATGCGGATACGAGGGAGTTATTTATTTTAAATTGGCTTCGTTATAATCCTGTGACGAATACGAATGTGGAGAAGTGTGTGCTTCGTGAGCTTAAGGGTGTGAAGAATAAGGAGTTTGTATGTATGTTTCTTCGTAAGTGCGTAGAGGAGGAGCTGAATGTTCCGATGCTTTTAGCACATTTCGGTATGCCTAGTGATTTGGCCGTTCATGATGTTGATCCGGTCTGTGATGAGGCGGAAGAAGAGGTTAAAGAGGAAGAGACGGGGAGTCGCGTGTTTTCTTTTTACGAGCAACATTTTGGTAGTTTGTCTCCGTATACGGTAGAGGAATTGAATGCGTGGATGAATGATTTGTCAGAGGAGCTTGTGCTGAAGGCTCTTCAAATTTCGTATGAGAATAAAAACCGGAAGATGGCTTATGTGAAGGGGATTTTGCGGGGGTGGCACGGGAAAGGATTTACGAAAGTGTCTGAGGTTGAGGCGGATACGGCAAGGTTTCGGAAGAAGGAGTCGTCTGTTAGTAGCGGGGAGACGGCAAATTTTTTGGCGAAGTGTGAGGAGTGGGAGAAGAATGTGCCGTCTGAGGAAGAGTTGCAGCGCTTTTTAGCGGAGCGCGGGTGGCGTCCATGA
- the dnaB gene encoding replicative DNA helicase: MSIQNVEAEKTVLGSLLLDGELIKECRLTEQYFSMPVHKSIFQLMRKMEEEGQPIDLVTFISRVDPNFLKGIGGMEYFIGLMDGVPATSNFSYYEGLVRGAWKMYQAGVLGHKMGERLIEEKNEKIIGETITALCELEEKDCVCEFDLKDALVGLYEELHQDTKENTGIETGYISLNKMTCGLQEGDFVVLGARPSMGKTAFALNVGLHAAKSGAAVGLFSLEMSSKQLLKRMASCVGEVSGGRLKNPKHRFAMEDWEKVSKAFAEIGELPLEIYDNAGVTVQDIWMQTRKLKRKHGDKKLLVIVDYLQLITGDPKHKGNRFQEISEISRKLKLLARDLNVCVVALSQLSRSVESRQDKRPLLSDLRETGQIEQDADVIMLMYREDYYDKETKQKEMTEIHVAKHRNGPVGSFKLRFLKEFGRFVEGK; the protein is encoded by the coding sequence ATGAGTATTCAAAATGTGGAGGCGGAAAAGACGGTGTTAGGTTCTCTATTACTTGATGGAGAGCTTATTAAGGAGTGCCGTTTGACGGAGCAGTATTTTTCTATGCCAGTGCATAAGTCTATATTTCAGTTAATGCGAAAAATGGAAGAAGAGGGGCAACCCATTGATCTTGTGACGTTCATTTCTAGGGTAGATCCGAATTTTTTGAAGGGGATCGGGGGAATGGAGTATTTTATAGGGTTAATGGATGGTGTGCCTGCGACTAGCAACTTCTCTTATTATGAGGGGCTTGTTCGAGGTGCATGGAAAATGTATCAGGCTGGTGTTCTTGGGCACAAGATGGGAGAGCGTCTTATTGAGGAGAAGAATGAGAAAATTATTGGTGAGACGATTACGGCACTTTGTGAGTTAGAGGAAAAGGACTGTGTATGTGAGTTTGATTTGAAGGATGCGTTAGTTGGTTTGTATGAAGAGCTTCATCAAGATACGAAAGAGAATACTGGTATTGAGACTGGTTATATATCGCTAAATAAAATGACGTGCGGATTGCAGGAAGGTGATTTTGTCGTTCTTGGTGCACGCCCTTCTATGGGGAAGACTGCGTTTGCGTTAAATGTTGGACTACATGCGGCGAAGTCTGGAGCGGCAGTTGGATTGTTTTCATTAGAGATGAGTAGTAAGCAATTGTTAAAAAGGATGGCGTCTTGCGTAGGTGAAGTGTCAGGAGGCAGATTGAAAAATCCGAAGCACCGTTTTGCGATGGAAGACTGGGAAAAGGTGAGTAAGGCGTTTGCGGAGATCGGGGAGTTACCACTTGAGATTTACGATAATGCAGGCGTTACAGTGCAAGATATTTGGATGCAAACTCGTAAGTTAAAGAGGAAGCACGGCGATAAAAAGCTTTTAGTCATTGTAGATTATTTGCAGCTCATTACGGGGGATCCGAAGCATAAGGGCAATCGGTTTCAAGAGATTAGTGAGATTTCTCGTAAGCTTAAGTTATTAGCGCGTGATTTAAATGTTTGTGTAGTAGCGCTGTCGCAATTGTCTCGTTCAGTAGAATCACGTCAAGATAAGCGCCCGCTTTTATCTGATTTAAGAGAGACGGGACAAATTGAGCAAGATGCGGATGTCATTATGCTTATGTATCGTGAAGATTATTACGATAAGGAAACGAAGCAGAAAGAGATGACGGAGATTCATGTGGCGAAGCATCGGAATGGACCTGTTGGTAGTTTTAAACTGAGATTTTTGAAAGAGTTTGGACGGTTTGTGGAGGGAAAATAG
- a CDS encoding TrmB family transcriptional regulator, translating to MDYIVQQLKKIGFNEYEAKSYVSLVKQGPVTAYQVSKDSGIPRARIYEVLGNLVEKGIVMKEEINDTTRYSPLPVEIFLQKAQSEWQSTYEGISDSLKKLETFEEKTDNRVITLKDNKTIISYCQALIKKAEKRIVISMWDEMYEVLKEELSEVADKVMIQGITLHVENPIKNLEAHRITPYTETLSTEHWFILSIDSKEMIYGPSLEERNIAFYTDDPVHIYLLEDYVWHDVLVNRLVRRSQDDLQQWITAERRSFFMEK from the coding sequence GTGGACTACATAGTGCAACAGCTTAAAAAAATTGGTTTTAATGAATATGAAGCTAAATCTTATGTATCTCTTGTTAAACAGGGGCCTGTCACAGCCTACCAAGTGAGTAAAGATTCAGGTATCCCAAGAGCGCGGATTTACGAGGTTTTAGGTAACCTTGTAGAAAAAGGAATTGTCATGAAGGAAGAAATAAATGACACCACTCGCTATTCACCTCTACCTGTTGAAATCTTTTTGCAGAAGGCTCAATCAGAATGGCAGTCTACTTATGAAGGAATCAGTGACTCATTAAAAAAACTAGAAACTTTCGAGGAAAAAACGGATAATCGAGTGATTACTTTAAAAGACAATAAAACAATAATTAGCTACTGTCAGGCATTAATCAAAAAAGCAGAAAAACGTATTGTCATTTCGATGTGGGATGAGATGTACGAAGTATTAAAAGAAGAACTATCTGAGGTAGCCGATAAAGTCATGATACAAGGTATTACCCTGCATGTTGAAAATCCCATTAAAAATCTAGAAGCCCACCGTATAACACCTTATACAGAAACCCTGTCTACAGAACATTGGTTTATTTTATCGATAGATTCTAAAGAGATGATTTATGGACCATCACTTGAGGAGCGTAATATTGCTTTTTATACAGATGACCCCGTTCATATATACCTATTAGAGGATTATGTATGGCATGATGTTTTAGTGAATCGACTTGTACGACGTAGCCAAGATGACTTGCAGCAATGGATTACTGCAGAGAGAAGATCTTTCTTTATGGAAAAATAA
- a CDS encoding TSUP family transporter, with translation MDFYLDPSVLIILIAFGFLAAFIDSVVGGGGLIALPALLFTGLNPASAVATNKLASTMGCATSNIVFYRSGNLDLKSAFKLVPLTFIGSVIGAWTVHLMNPEVLKPLMLIMLGAVAIYTIFKKDWGSVSTHKKLSGRHFIIFTFFIFIIGFYDGFLGPGTGSFLMFSLLFIGYDFLKAAGNAKLLNLGSNVGALLMFMYVGQVNYVYGFIMGIAQIAGGIVGSKFAIKKGSGYVRALFITVTCLLLAKNLYDYIQ, from the coding sequence ATGGATTTTTATTTAGACCCATCAGTATTAATTATTTTGATTGCTTTTGGATTTTTAGCTGCATTTATTGATTCAGTTGTAGGTGGCGGTGGACTGATTGCTTTACCAGCTTTATTATTTACAGGACTGAATCCAGCAAGTGCAGTAGCTACGAATAAACTAGCGTCGACAATGGGGTGTGCAACTAGTAATATTGTGTTTTATCGTTCTGGTAATCTTGATTTGAAATCGGCGTTTAAATTAGTTCCACTCACTTTCATAGGTTCCGTAATAGGTGCATGGACCGTTCATTTAATGAACCCAGAAGTACTGAAGCCATTGATGCTGATCATGCTTGGTGCGGTTGCTATTTATACGATTTTCAAAAAGGATTGGGGTAGTGTTTCCACTCATAAGAAATTGTCCGGTCGACACTTCATTATTTTTACTTTTTTTATTTTTATTATTGGTTTTTATGATGGATTTCTAGGTCCTGGCACAGGTTCGTTTTTAATGTTTTCTCTTTTATTTATTGGGTATGATTTTTTAAAAGCAGCAGGTAATGCGAAGCTTCTTAATTTAGGAAGTAATGTTGGTGCATTGTTGATGTTTATGTATGTAGGGCAAGTAAACTATGTGTATGGTTTTATAATGGGGATTGCTCAAATTGCTGGAGGGATTGTTGGCTCCAAATTTGCTATAAAAAAAGGAAGCGGGTATGTTCGTGCTCTTTTCATTACAGTAACTTGTTTATTGTTAGCGAAAAATCTGTATGACTATATTCAGTAA
- a CDS encoding DMT family transporter codes for MKIQLKADLMLLLVTFFWGASILLTKLGLDGIEEYNLIALRFIIAFLLSGLIFYKHLFKVDLKTVKYAFILASVLFIVYIFATFGTKYTSVSNAGFLLCLTVIFIPILSAIFLKHIPEKKVIVGIVLTIIGIGLLTLTSEFKIGNGDIFCILSALFYAIHVIITGSVTKHVNSIALGVIQLGFVGLFSLIFSFIIETPKLPGTIDSWLIILALSIFCTAVAFIVQVIAQQYTTPTHTGLIFSLEPVFSAGFAFVFTGETLTGKGYLGATLILLSVLIAELDFKSLLRPNYKKNIE; via the coding sequence ATGAAAATTCAATTAAAAGCTGATTTAATGCTACTACTAGTTACATTTTTTTGGGGTGCATCCATCCTACTTACGAAGCTTGGACTTGATGGCATAGAAGAATATAATTTAATCGCATTACGATTTATTATTGCCTTTCTTTTATCAGGTTTAATATTTTACAAACATTTATTCAAAGTCGATTTAAAAACTGTAAAATATGCATTTATATTGGCCTCTGTTTTATTTATCGTTTACATTTTTGCGACGTTTGGCACAAAGTATACTAGTGTCTCTAATGCTGGTTTCTTACTATGCCTCACAGTCATTTTCATTCCAATATTATCAGCTATATTTTTAAAACACATTCCTGAAAAGAAAGTTATAGTAGGAATTGTGTTAACGATAATAGGAATCGGCTTATTAACATTAACTAGCGAATTCAAGATCGGTAATGGCGATATATTCTGCATATTATCTGCTTTATTTTATGCCATTCATGTCATCATTACTGGAAGTGTAACGAAACATGTGAACTCGATTGCGCTCGGGGTCATACAACTCGGTTTCGTCGGCCTATTTAGCCTTATTTTTTCATTCATTATAGAAACGCCAAAGCTTCCTGGCACGATCGACTCATGGCTAATCATCTTAGCCTTAAGCATATTTTGCACCGCAGTCGCATTCATCGTGCAAGTTATCGCCCAGCAATACACTACGCCTACCCATACAGGACTTATTTTTTCATTAGAACCTGTCTTTTCCGCAGGCTTTGCCTTCGTTTTCACAGGCGAAACGCTTACTGGGAAAGGATATTTAGGGGCGACGCTTATATTGTTGAGTGTGTTGATTGCTGAGTTGGATTTTAAGAGTTTGTTGAGGCCTAATTATAAGAAGAATATAGAGTAA
- a CDS encoding PspA/IM30 family protein: protein MGILKRIKNIVVADVHQTLDKVENPVSMLKQYLRETEQQITKAQKALAHQYYLEKKYEALISETDALIAKRTRQAELAVSREEDQMAQLALQEKIVNEKKAELYRKQYEITKEQTATLYEQIDKLQKKYGELQYKELVLVSRLNAARAIKESNTAIDSFHTESAAKGFARIESYVQKLEAETAASNYFYNLKSPNQQEVLDQNLQEEVQLELEKLKENK, encoded by the coding sequence ATGGGTATTTTAAAACGTATTAAAAATATTGTGGTAGCGGATGTGCATCAAACGTTAGATAAGGTAGAAAATCCTGTTAGCATGTTGAAGCAATATCTTCGCGAAACAGAACAGCAAATTACGAAAGCTCAAAAAGCACTCGCTCATCAATATTATTTAGAGAAGAAATATGAAGCATTAATTTCAGAAACGGATGCCCTTATTGCGAAGAGAACTCGCCAAGCTGAGCTTGCAGTATCACGCGAAGAAGATCAAATGGCACAGTTAGCCCTGCAAGAAAAAATCGTGAATGAGAAAAAAGCGGAGCTATATCGCAAGCAGTACGAAATAACAAAAGAGCAGACAGCGACGCTTTATGAACAAATTGACAAATTGCAAAAGAAATATGGAGAGTTGCAATATAAAGAACTAGTTCTTGTTTCGCGGTTAAATGCGGCGCGAGCGATAAAAGAGAGCAACACGGCAATTGATTCGTTCCATACAGAAAGTGCAGCGAAAGGCTTTGCACGCATTGAATCGTATGTGCAAAAACTAGAAGCAGAAACAGCTGCTAGTAACTATTTTTATAATTTGAAGTCTCCTAATCAACAAGAAGTGTTAGATCAAAATTTGCAAGAAGAAGTACAGCTGGAGTTAGAGAAGTTAAAAGAGAATAAATAG
- a CDS encoding TetR/AcrR family transcriptional regulator, whose product MNDNEKQLDLRIRRTHKLLWDSLFELMTQSKQKYSSITINQICDRAMVHRTTFYKHFEDKDALLAFGFKRYGEMIAEIPLLDRLSKPFQVMEQFLHHEEIGKILEAQMSDEQFISRIHYLSHETRKQETEALNQLCKNHTMPNDLITEFYSGVITSLSAWWFQNERKVSAAEMDRHFHQLINRDIFQFGKE is encoded by the coding sequence ATGAACGATAATGAAAAACAACTTGATTTACGTATTAGACGTACACATAAATTATTGTGGGATTCCTTATTTGAATTAATGACGCAATCAAAACAGAAATATAGTTCCATCACGATTAACCAAATTTGTGATCGTGCGATGGTACATCGCACAACCTTTTATAAACATTTTGAAGATAAAGATGCTTTATTAGCATTTGGATTTAAACGCTATGGCGAAATGATTGCTGAAATACCGCTTTTAGATCGATTAAGTAAACCATTTCAAGTGATGGAACAATTCCTTCATCATGAAGAAATCGGTAAAATATTAGAGGCGCAAATGTCTGATGAGCAATTTATTAGCCGTATACATTATTTAAGTCATGAAACAAGAAAACAAGAAACGGAAGCATTAAATCAACTTTGTAAAAATCATACGATGCCAAACGATTTAATAACGGAATTTTATTCAGGAGTAATCACTTCATTAAGTGCGTGGTGGTTTCAAAATGAAAGAAAAGTTTCTGCAGCAGAAATGGATAGGCACTTCCATCAACTTATTAATCGGGATATTTTTCAGTTTGGAAAGGAATAA